GACTCGCTGGGAGATGACATGTCGCGGGCCATCGCTCTTGAGCATGTCGCGACGGGTATGGTTGGCGCGATCCGTGTCCCCTGCCGTGAGAGAGACGATGTCCACGCATGCCGACTACCGGCTGAGTCATCTGGACCAGCTCGAGGCCGAGTCCATCCACATCTTCCGCGAGGTCGCGGCCGAGTTCGAGAAGCCGGTGCTGATGTTCTCCGGCGGCAAGGACTCCATCGTCATGCTCCGCCTGGCGGAGAAGGCGTTCTACCCCGCGCGGGTGCCCTTCCCCGTCCTGCAGGTGGCCACTGGCTACGACTTCCCCGAGGTGCTCGCCACGCGCGACCGCTGGGTGGAGCGGCTCGGGGTGCGCCTGCACGAGGCATCCGTGGAGCAGGCCATCGCCGACGGGATCGTCGTCGACGACGGCAAGACCCCCCGCAACCGCCTGCAGATCGGCACGCTGCTGCACGCCATCGAGTCCGAGGGATACACCGCCGCCTTCGGCGGCGGCCGTCGGGACGAGGAGAAGGCACGGGCCAAGGAGCGGGTCTTCTCCCACCGTGACGACTTCGGCCAGTGGGACCCGAAGAACCAGCGTCCGGAACTGTGGTCGCTGTACAACGGTCAGCTGCACGAGGGCGAGCACATGCGTGTCTTCCCGCTGAGCAACTGGACCGAGCTGGACATCTGGCACTACATCGCCCGAGAGGACATCGACATCCCCTCGATCTACTACGCGCACCAGCGCAAGGTCTTCGAGCGGGGCGGGATGCTCTTCACCGAGAGCGAGTACAACCCCTGCCGCGAGGGGGAGACCGTCACCGAGCGCACCGTGCGCTTCCGCACCGTCGGCGACCTGACTCTGACCGGCTGCCTGGAGTCGGAGGCAGACACCGTGGAGAAGGTCATCGAGGAGGTGGCTGCCTCGCGCGTGACCGAGCGCGGCGCCACCCGTGGTGATGACAAGTTCTCCGAGGCCGCGATGGAAGACCGCAAGAAGCTGGGGTATTTCTGATGATTGACGACCGTATGGACATGCTGCGCTTCGCGACGGCCGGGTCGGTGGACGACGGCAAGTCGACCCTGATCGGGCGACTGCTGCTGGACAGCAAGGCGATCTTCGAGGACCAGATGGAGTCCGTGGAGAAGACCAGCAAGGACAAGGGCTTCGACTACACAGACCTTGCGTTGCTGACCGACGGGCTGCGCTCGGAGCGGGAGCAGGGCATCACCATCGATGTCGCCTACCGCTACTTCGCGACCCCGAAGCGCAAGTTCATCATCGCCGACACCCCGGGGCACGTGCAGTACACCCGCAACATGGTCACGGGCGCCTCGACCTCCGACCTCGGTCTGGTCCTCGTCGACGCACGGCATGGGTTGACGGAGCAGTCGCGTCGTCACGCGGTGCTGCTGTCGCTGCTGCGGGTGCCGCACCTGGTGCTCGCGGTGAACAAGATGGACCTGGTCGACTACTCCGAAGAGGTCTACAACAAGATCTACACGGAGTTCACCGCCTTCGCCGGCAAGCTGAACATCCCGGACCTGGCCGTCATCCCGATCTCGGCCCTGCAGGGCGACAACGTCGTCAACCGCAGCGAGAACATGCCGTGGTACCAAGGCACGAGCCTGCTGCACCACCTGGAGAACGTCCACATCGCCTCAGACCGGGACCTGCGGGACGTGCGCTTCCCCGTGCAGTACGTCATCCGTCCGAAGTCCGACAAGTACCACGACTACCGCGGGTATGCCGGTCAGGTGGCCGGCGGGGTCCTCAAGCCCGGTGACGAGGTCGTGGTGCTGCCCAGCGGGATGACCAGCACCATCGACGGCATTGACCTGCATGAGGAGTCGCTCGACGAGGCGTACCCCCCGATGTCGGTGACCGTGCGCCTGAAGGACGACGTCGACGTGAGCCGCGGTGACATGATCGCGCGGGTCAACAACCAGCCCGAGCCGATCCAGGACATCGACGCCATGGTCTGCTGGATGTCGCCCAGCCCGATGCGGCCCAAGCAGAAGCTGGCGATCAAGCACACGACGAAGACGGCGCGCGCGGTGATCAAGGAGGTGCAGTATCGCCTCGACGTCAACTCGCTCCACCGCGACCCCGATGCTGGTGAGCTCATGCTCAACGAGATCGGTCGGGTGAAGCTGCGCTCGGCGCAGCCGTTGCTGGTCGACCCCTACGAGCAGAACCGCACAACTGGGTCGTTCATCCTCATTGACGAGGCGACGGGCGTTACCGTCGGCGCAGGAATGATCAACTAACTGACGCCGGCGCAACC
Above is a window of Janibacter cremeus DNA encoding:
- the cysD gene encoding sulfate adenylyltransferase subunit CysD; the encoded protein is MSTHADYRLSHLDQLEAESIHIFREVAAEFEKPVLMFSGGKDSIVMLRLAEKAFYPARVPFPVLQVATGYDFPEVLATRDRWVERLGVRLHEASVEQAIADGIVVDDGKTPRNRLQIGTLLHAIESEGYTAAFGGGRRDEEKARAKERVFSHRDDFGQWDPKNQRPELWSLYNGQLHEGEHMRVFPLSNWTELDIWHYIAREDIDIPSIYYAHQRKVFERGGMLFTESEYNPCREGETVTERTVRFRTVGDLTLTGCLESEADTVEKVIEEVAASRVTERGATRGDDKFSEAAMEDRKKLGYF
- a CDS encoding sulfate adenylyltransferase subunit 1, translating into MDMLRFATAGSVDDGKSTLIGRLLLDSKAIFEDQMESVEKTSKDKGFDYTDLALLTDGLRSEREQGITIDVAYRYFATPKRKFIIADTPGHVQYTRNMVTGASTSDLGLVLVDARHGLTEQSRRHAVLLSLLRVPHLVLAVNKMDLVDYSEEVYNKIYTEFTAFAGKLNIPDLAVIPISALQGDNVVNRSENMPWYQGTSLLHHLENVHIASDRDLRDVRFPVQYVIRPKSDKYHDYRGYAGQVAGGVLKPGDEVVVLPSGMTSTIDGIDLHEESLDEAYPPMSVTVRLKDDVDVSRGDMIARVNNQPEPIQDIDAMVCWMSPSPMRPKQKLAIKHTTKTARAVIKEVQYRLDVNSLHRDPDAGELMLNEIGRVKLRSAQPLLVDPYEQNRTTGSFILIDEATGVTVGAGMIN